A genomic stretch from Thauera sp. GDN1 includes:
- the mutM gene encoding bifunctional DNA-formamidopyrimidine glycosylase/DNA-(apurinic or apyrimidinic site) lyase, whose amino-acid sequence MPELPEVETTRRGIRPHVEGRVLTALKVRNPRLRVPVPGELPALLAGRTLRAVGRRAKYLLLDFDAGTVIVHLGMSGSLRLVRSEEPPGAHDHVDFVFGAHALRLRDPRRFGMVVWQEGEAARHPLLARLGPEPLDGAFDAAWLHKLTRGLRAPIKHVLMDSHRVVGVGNIYASESLFRARVHPLEAAGRLGPRRCARLVAAVRETLAAAIAAGGSTLRDFVGGDGQPGYFQQQYFVYGREGEACRVCATPVRRVVSAQRATFFCPRCQRRG is encoded by the coding sequence ATGCCCGAACTGCCGGAAGTCGAGACCACCCGCCGCGGCATCCGCCCCCATGTCGAGGGCCGGGTGCTGACCGCGCTGAAGGTGCGCAATCCGCGCCTGCGCGTGCCGGTGCCGGGCGAGCTGCCGGCGCTGCTCGCGGGGCGGACCCTGCGCGCGGTGGGGCGGCGCGCCAAGTACCTGCTGCTGGATTTCGACGCAGGCACGGTGATCGTGCACCTGGGCATGTCGGGCAGCCTGCGCCTGGTGCGCAGCGAGGAGCCGCCCGGCGCGCACGACCATGTCGATTTCGTCTTCGGTGCGCACGCGCTGCGCCTGCGCGATCCGCGTCGCTTCGGCATGGTGGTGTGGCAGGAGGGCGAGGCGGCGCGCCATCCGCTGCTGGCGCGGCTCGGTCCCGAGCCGCTCGATGGCGCCTTCGACGCGGCCTGGCTGCACAAGCTCACCCGCGGCCTGCGGGCGCCGATCAAGCATGTGCTGATGGACAGCCATCGCGTCGTCGGCGTGGGCAACATCTACGCGTCCGAGAGCCTGTTCCGCGCCCGCGTCCACCCGCTGGAGGCGGCCGGTCGCCTCGGCCCGCGGCGCTGTGCGCGGCTGGTCGCGGCGGTACGCGAGACGCTGGCGGCGGCGATCGCGGCCGGCGGCAGCACGCTGCGCGACTTCGTCGGCGGCGATGGCCAGCCCGGCTACTTCCAGCAGCAGTATTTCGTCTACGGCCGCGAGGGCGAGGCCTGTCGTGTGTGCGCCACGCCGGTCCGGCGCGTGGTCAGCGCGCAGCGTGCGACCTTCTTCTGCCCGCGCTGCCAGCGCCGCGGCTGA
- a CDS encoding phosphorylase, producing the protein MSTNWIEAIDTRSAAALASGALVPVQAEQVEIEDAGMRFIVRWVSSLAAKDASRTGANAAEGGKAKDEKTVAIPGGPRDPNFNPFLNPDPELTVGPIGDTHVAILNKFPLCARHLVLARREFEEQLLPLAPSDFSALAELMGEAGGIGLYNGGTAAGASQRHKHVQWMPDDAGNASLRLFAPGLPPGLAEQGVATHPALPMRHCFVRVRCGRGEATKVAADSLHAGFERACAELGLEAGEDGLLPPFNLLAGEGWLLAIPRRQEHFEGISMSAVCFGGTLYTRHREQIEAIRAVGPLRALAAVGY; encoded by the coding sequence ATGAGCACCAACTGGATCGAGGCGATCGACACCCGCAGCGCGGCGGCGCTGGCGTCGGGGGCGCTGGTGCCGGTGCAGGCCGAGCAGGTCGAAATCGAGGACGCCGGGATGCGCTTCATCGTGCGCTGGGTGTCCTCGCTGGCAGCCAAGGATGCGAGCAGGACCGGCGCCAACGCGGCGGAGGGCGGGAAGGCGAAGGACGAGAAGACGGTCGCGATCCCGGGCGGGCCGCGCGATCCGAACTTCAACCCCTTCCTGAATCCCGATCCCGAGCTGACCGTGGGGCCGATCGGCGATACCCATGTCGCCATCCTGAACAAGTTCCCGTTGTGCGCGCGCCACCTGGTGCTGGCACGGCGCGAGTTCGAGGAGCAGCTGCTGCCGCTGGCGCCCAGCGATTTTTCCGCGCTCGCCGAGCTGATGGGCGAGGCGGGCGGGATCGGGCTGTACAACGGCGGCACCGCCGCGGGGGCGAGCCAGCGTCACAAGCATGTGCAGTGGATGCCGGACGATGCCGGCAACGCCAGCCTGCGGTTGTTCGCGCCCGGGCTGCCGCCGGGCCTGGCGGAGCAGGGCGTGGCCACGCATCCCGCGCTGCCGATGCGGCATTGCTTCGTGCGCGTGCGCTGCGGCCGGGGCGAGGCGACGAAGGTCGCGGCCGACAGCCTGCACGCGGGTTTCGAGCGTGCCTGCGCGGAGCTGGGTCTGGAAGCGGGGGAGGATGGGCTGCTGCCGCCCTTCAACCTGCTCGCGGGCGAGGGCTGGCTGCTGGCGATTCCGCGCCGCCAGGAGCATTTCGAGGGCATCTCGATGAGCGCGGTGTGCTTCGGCGGCACGCTGTACACCCGCCATCGCGAGCAGATCGAGGCGATCCGCGCGGTGGGGCCGCTGCGCGCGCTGGCCGCGGTCGGGTACTGA
- the ychF gene encoding redox-regulated ATPase YchF, whose amino-acid sequence MSLKCGIVGLPNVGKSTLFNALTKAGIQAENYPFCTIEPNVGIVEVPDPRLAQLSEIVKPQKIQPAIVEFVDIAGLVAGASKGEGLGNQFLANIRETDAIVHVVRCFADDNVIHVSGSVDPIRDIEVIDTELALADMATVEKALNRYKRPAASGDKEAKILVAVLEKCFAQLDAGKAVRALDLSKEEWASIKPFCLITAKPVLYAANVAEDGFENNPHLDAVRAHAAAEGAEVVALCAAIEAEIADLEDADKKEFLETMGLEEPGLDRLIRAGYKLLGLQTYFTAGVKEVRAWTIHVGDTAPQAAGVIHTDFERGFIRAQTIAFDDFIQYKGEAGAKEAGKMRAEGKEYVVKDGDVLNFLFNV is encoded by the coding sequence ATGAGCCTGAAATGCGGAATCGTCGGCCTGCCCAACGTCGGCAAGTCGACCCTCTTCAATGCGCTGACCAAGGCCGGCATCCAGGCCGAGAACTACCCCTTCTGCACCATCGAGCCCAACGTCGGCATCGTCGAGGTCCCCGACCCGCGCCTTGCCCAGCTCTCCGAGATCGTCAAGCCGCAGAAGATCCAGCCCGCCATCGTCGAATTCGTCGACATCGCCGGTCTGGTCGCCGGTGCATCCAAGGGTGAAGGCCTGGGCAACCAGTTCCTCGCCAACATCCGCGAGACCGACGCCATCGTGCACGTGGTGCGCTGCTTCGCCGACGACAACGTCATCCACGTCTCCGGCAGCGTCGACCCGATCCGCGACATCGAGGTCATCGACACCGAGCTCGCGCTGGCCGACATGGCCACCGTCGAGAAGGCGCTCAATCGCTACAAGCGCCCCGCCGCCTCGGGCGACAAGGAAGCCAAGATCCTGGTTGCCGTGCTGGAGAAGTGCTTCGCCCAGCTCGACGCCGGCAAGGCGGTGCGCGCGCTCGACCTGTCGAAGGAAGAATGGGCCAGCATCAAGCCCTTCTGCCTGATCACCGCCAAGCCGGTGCTCTACGCCGCCAACGTCGCCGAGGACGGCTTCGAGAACAACCCGCACCTGGACGCCGTGCGCGCCCACGCCGCCGCCGAGGGCGCCGAGGTGGTCGCGCTGTGCGCCGCGATCGAGGCCGAGATCGCCGACCTCGAGGACGCCGACAAGAAGGAATTCCTCGAGACCATGGGCCTGGAAGAGCCCGGCCTCGACCGCCTGATCCGCGCCGGCTACAAGCTGCTCGGCCTGCAGACCTACTTCACCGCCGGCGTCAAGGAAGTGCGCGCGTGGACCATCCACGTCGGCGACACCGCGCCGCAGGCCGCCGGCGTGATCCACACCGACTTCGAGCGCGGCTTCATCCGCGCCCAGACCATCGCCTTCGACGACTTCATCCAGTACAAGGGCGAGGCCGGCGCCAAGGAAGCGGGCAAGATGCGCGCGGAAGGCAAGGAGTACGTGGTCAAGGACGGCGACGTGCTGAACTTCCTCTTCAACGTGTGA
- a CDS encoding ribose-phosphate pyrophosphokinase, with product MPHGSLMVFTGNANPKLGADVTRRLGISLGSATVGRFSDGEVNVELLENVRGKDVFVLQPTCSPTNDNLMELLVLVDALKRASAGRITAAIPYFGYARQDRRPRSARVPITAKVVANMLQAVGVQRLLTMDLHADQIQGFFDIPVDNVYAAPVLLNDLDKQKYDDLLVVSPDVGGVVRARAFAKRMECDLAIIDKRRPKANVSEVMNIIGEVEGRTCVIMDDIVDTAGTLCKAAAALKQHGAKRVLSYCTHAVLSGAAVSRIAESDLDELVVTDTIPLREDARACNRIRQVSVASLLADTILRISNEESVSSLFME from the coding sequence ATGCCCCACGGCAGCCTGATGGTCTTCACCGGCAACGCCAACCCCAAGCTCGGCGCCGACGTGACGCGACGTCTGGGCATCTCCCTCGGTTCGGCCACCGTCGGCCGGTTTTCGGATGGTGAAGTCAACGTCGAACTGCTCGAGAACGTGCGCGGCAAGGACGTCTTCGTCCTGCAGCCCACCTGCTCGCCGACCAACGACAACCTGATGGAACTGCTGGTGCTGGTCGACGCGCTGAAGCGCGCCTCCGCCGGCCGCATCACCGCCGCCATCCCCTACTTCGGCTACGCCCGCCAGGACCGCCGCCCGCGCTCGGCACGCGTGCCGATCACCGCCAAGGTCGTGGCCAACATGCTGCAGGCCGTCGGCGTCCAGCGCCTGCTGACCATGGACCTGCACGCCGACCAGATCCAGGGCTTCTTCGACATCCCGGTCGACAACGTCTATGCCGCGCCGGTGCTGCTGAACGATCTCGACAAGCAGAAGTACGACGACCTGCTGGTCGTGTCGCCCGACGTCGGCGGCGTGGTGCGCGCACGCGCCTTCGCCAAGCGCATGGAATGCGATCTGGCGATCATCGACAAGCGCCGTCCCAAGGCCAACGTCTCCGAGGTCATGAACATCATCGGCGAGGTCGAAGGCCGCACCTGCGTGATCATGGACGACATCGTCGACACCGCCGGCACGCTGTGCAAGGCTGCCGCCGCACTCAAGCAGCACGGTGCCAAGCGCGTGCTGTCCTACTGCACCCACGCGGTGCTGTCGGGCGCCGCGGTGTCGCGCATCGCCGAATCCGACCTCGACGAGCTCGTCGTCACCGACACCATCCCGCTGCGCGAGGATGCCAGGGCCTGCAACCGCATCCGCCAGGTCTCGGTGGCCTCGCTGCTCGCCGACACCATCCTGCGCATCAGCAACGAGGAATCGGTGTCCTCGCTGTTCATGGAATAA
- the lolB gene encoding lipoprotein insertase outer membrane protein LolB — MRRSEPLRPPAPRRRTLLAGALVTVALAACAPLAPRGTVGAAPRPLMNAFVLEGRLSATDGRQAASGRVEWEHAAQADRLTLLSPLGQVVARLDSDPDGARLLSADGTQRDAASADALLPEVLGVDVPSARLPRWVQGAPDGGAEVRERDAAGRPLLVIDHGWRIDYLAYADDRPDALPARLDISRGDARIRLLIDSWTALP, encoded by the coding sequence ATGAGGCGCTCGGAACCATTGCGACCACCCGCACCGCGCCGTCGCACCCTGCTCGCGGGAGCGCTCGTGACGGTGGCGCTCGCGGCCTGCGCCCCGCTCGCCCCGCGCGGGACCGTCGGCGCCGCGCCGCGCCCGCTGATGAACGCCTTCGTGCTCGAGGGCCGGCTGTCCGCCACCGACGGCCGCCAGGCCGCGAGCGGCCGGGTCGAATGGGAGCACGCCGCCCAAGCCGACCGCCTGACCCTGCTCAGCCCGCTCGGCCAGGTCGTCGCCCGCCTCGACAGCGACCCCGACGGCGCCCGCCTGCTGAGCGCGGACGGCACGCAGCGCGATGCCGCCAGCGCCGACGCGCTGCTGCCCGAGGTGCTGGGCGTCGACGTGCCGTCCGCCCGCCTGCCGCGCTGGGTGCAGGGCGCACCCGACGGCGGCGCCGAAGTCCGTGAACGCGATGCCGCCGGACGCCCGCTGCTGGTGATCGACCACGGCTGGCGGATCGACTACCTCGCCTACGCCGACGATCGCCCCGACGCCCTGCCCGCCCGCCTCGACATCTCGCGCGGCGACGCCCGCATCCGCCTGCTCATCGATTCATGGACCGCCCTGCCCTGA
- a CDS encoding tetratricopeptide repeat protein, whose translation MKTQLSRLARSLCLALALGACGTATAANGDAVGGPLPNQELTPRTLYHFLLAEIAGARGQIGLSAQLYLDLARSTRDPRIARRATEIAMYSRNLRMATEAARLWAELAPDSEEARRVLASMSGAEHGGEIDLDAVQIQLARVLAQSNGRLAQNLLGLNRTLARVPDKQAVRGIVGRLTEPYLDVPEAHIARAQAAVAAEDPMGALAAVERALQLHPGWEPAVLMKAQILQQAGAGDEALRQLEAEVARKPESTTLRLAWARALVSAQRFEAARTEFRRLLEASPNDAELLYAVGLLSLQLEQPIEAEVHFVRALAAGHPQSDLIRLHLGQIAAERGQGEAARKWFDEVTDPELRPEANIRSAQSIAREGRVDEARALLQAEADEPEVMRRYILAEVQILRDARRPAEALLVLDDALRETPDDTGLLYEAAMLAEHIDRVDLMETRLRRVIELQPDHAHAHNALGYSLADRKLRLEEAEALILRALELAPDDPFILDSLGWVRFRRGDGAGALVHLERAYAKRQDAEIAAHLGEVLWSLSRRDDARRILDQALAAHPDNALLNATAVRLGIR comes from the coding sequence ATGAAGACCCAGCTTTCCCGCCTCGCCCGCTCCCTCTGCCTCGCCCTGGCGCTCGGCGCGTGCGGGACCGCGACGGCGGCCAATGGCGATGCGGTCGGCGGCCCGCTTCCGAACCAGGAGCTGACCCCGCGCACGCTGTACCACTTCCTGCTCGCCGAGATCGCCGGCGCGCGCGGGCAGATCGGCCTGTCGGCGCAGCTCTACCTCGACCTCGCGCGCTCCACCCGCGACCCGCGCATCGCGCGCCGGGCGACCGAGATCGCGATGTATTCGCGCAACCTGCGCATGGCGACCGAAGCGGCGCGCCTCTGGGCGGAGCTCGCGCCCGACTCGGAGGAAGCCCGGCGCGTGCTGGCCAGCATGAGCGGCGCCGAACACGGCGGCGAGATCGATCTCGACGCCGTCCAGATCCAGCTCGCCCGCGTGCTGGCGCAGTCCAACGGCCGGCTCGCGCAGAACCTGCTCGGCCTCAACCGTACCCTGGCGCGGGTGCCCGACAAGCAGGCGGTGCGCGGCATCGTCGGTCGGCTCACCGAGCCCTATCTGGACGTCCCCGAGGCACACATTGCGCGCGCGCAGGCCGCGGTGGCGGCCGAAGACCCGATGGGCGCCCTGGCCGCCGTCGAACGGGCGCTCCAACTCCACCCGGGCTGGGAGCCCGCCGTGCTGATGAAGGCGCAGATCCTGCAGCAGGCCGGGGCCGGCGACGAGGCCCTGCGCCAGCTCGAGGCCGAGGTCGCGCGCAAGCCCGAAAGCACCACGCTGCGCCTCGCCTGGGCGCGCGCCCTGGTGTCGGCGCAGCGCTTCGAGGCCGCACGCACCGAATTCCGCCGCCTGCTCGAAGCCTCGCCGAACGACGCCGAGCTGCTGTACGCGGTCGGTCTGCTGTCGCTGCAACTGGAGCAGCCGATTGAAGCCGAGGTCCATTTCGTGCGCGCACTGGCGGCCGGACATCCGCAATCCGACCTGATCCGCCTGCACCTCGGGCAGATCGCCGCCGAACGCGGCCAGGGCGAAGCGGCGCGAAAGTGGTTCGACGAGGTCACCGACCCCGAACTCCGCCCCGAGGCCAACATCCGCAGCGCGCAGAGTATCGCCCGCGAGGGCCGCGTCGACGAAGCGCGCGCCCTGCTGCAGGCCGAGGCCGACGAACCGGAGGTCATGCGCCGCTACATCCTCGCCGAGGTGCAGATCCTGCGCGACGCCAGGCGCCCGGCCGAAGCGTTGTTGGTGCTCGACGACGCCCTGCGCGAGACGCCCGACGACACCGGCCTGCTCTACGAGGCCGCGATGCTGGCCGAACACATCGACCGCGTCGACCTGATGGAAACCCGCCTGCGCCGGGTGATCGAACTGCAGCCCGACCACGCCCATGCGCACAACGCGCTCGGCTACTCGCTCGCCGATCGCAAGCTGCGCCTGGAAGAGGCCGAGGCGCTGATCCTGCGCGCGCTCGAACTCGCCCCCGACGACCCCTTCATCCTCGACAGCCTGGGCTGGGTGCGCTTCCGGCGCGGGGATGGCGCGGGCGCGCTGGTCCATCTCGAGCGCGCCTATGCCAAGCGCCAGGACGCCGAGATCGCCGCCCACCTCGGCGAGGTGCTGTGGAGCCTGTCCCGCCGCGACGATGCCCGCCGCATCCTCGATCAGGCGCTCGCCGCCCATCCGGACAACGCCCTCCTCAACGCAACCGCAGTTCGCCTCGGCATCCGATGA
- the pth gene encoding aminoacyl-tRNA hydrolase has product MSNAPARPPRLIVGLGNPGAEYSETRHNAGFWFCERLADELGARFSHESRFHGLVANAREAGMWLLMPQTYMNRSGQAIGALARFYRIEPAEILVVHDELDIPPGQLRLKFGGGLGGHNGLKDTSAHLGTNDYWRLRIGIGHPGDRNEVVNFVLKPARREEQQLIDEAIDKALAIWPQIVRGELNAAATRLNARPAAPKPPKPPKPAKPPGSAQPDASAEPPVTDGSGA; this is encoded by the coding sequence ATGAGCAACGCGCCTGCGCGTCCGCCCCGTCTGATCGTCGGCCTCGGCAATCCGGGCGCCGAATATTCCGAAACCCGGCACAACGCCGGGTTTTGGTTTTGTGAGCGGCTCGCCGACGAACTCGGTGCGCGCTTCTCGCACGAATCCCGTTTCCACGGCCTGGTCGCCAACGCGCGCGAAGCCGGCATGTGGCTGCTGATGCCGCAGACCTACATGAACCGCTCCGGCCAGGCCATCGGCGCTCTGGCGCGCTTCTACCGCATCGAGCCCGCCGAGATCCTCGTCGTGCACGACGAACTCGACATCCCGCCCGGGCAGTTGCGCCTCAAGTTCGGTGGCGGCCTCGGCGGCCACAACGGGCTGAAGGACACCTCGGCCCACCTCGGCACGAACGACTACTGGCGACTGCGCATCGGCATCGGCCATCCAGGCGACCGCAACGAGGTGGTCAATTTCGTGCTCAAGCCCGCGCGCCGCGAGGAACAGCAGCTGATCGACGAGGCCATCGACAAGGCACTCGCGATCTGGCCGCAGATCGTGCGCGGCGAACTCAACGCCGCGGCGACCCGGCTCAACGCCCGCCCCGCAGCACCGAAACCGCCCAAGCCGCCGAAGCCTGCCAAGCCCCCCGGGTCAGCGCAGCCGGACGCGAGCGCGGAACCGCCCGTGACGGACGGCTCCGGCGCCTGA
- a CDS encoding 50S ribosomal protein L25/general stress protein Ctc, whose translation MQIEFKATKRDAQGTGASRRLRRAGQIPGIIYGGAGEAQAVAMDHNELYHLLRKEAFHASVLSIDVEGAKQNAVLRDVQWHPFKQQVLHLDFQRVDAGQKMHLKVPLHFVGDDVSPAVKLGGCMISHTINELDVQCLPKDLPEFISVDLSALEAGQSVHVSQITLPAGVELVQHGEGDPVVATALVVKGAAAEGEGEGEAA comes from the coding sequence ATGCAAATCGAATTCAAGGCCACCAAGCGTGACGCGCAGGGTACGGGTGCGAGCCGCCGCCTGCGTCGCGCCGGCCAGATCCCGGGCATCATCTACGGCGGTGCGGGCGAAGCCCAGGCCGTGGCCATGGACCACAACGAGCTCTACCACCTGCTGCGCAAGGAAGCCTTCCACGCTTCCGTGCTGAGCATCGACGTCGAAGGCGCCAAGCAGAACGCCGTGCTGCGCGACGTGCAATGGCACCCGTTCAAGCAGCAGGTGCTGCACCTCGACTTCCAGCGCGTCGACGCCGGCCAGAAGATGCACCTGAAGGTGCCCCTGCACTTCGTCGGCGACGACGTCAGCCCGGCCGTCAAGCTCGGCGGCTGCATGATCTCGCACACCATCAACGAACTCGACGTGCAGTGCCTGCCCAAGGACCTGCCCGAGTTCATCTCGGTCGACCTGTCGGCACTGGAAGCCGGCCAGTCGGTGCACGTCTCGCAGATCACGCTTCCGGCCGGCGTCGAGCTGGTCCAGCACGGCGAAGGCGACCCGGTGGTCGCGACCGCGCTGGTCGTGAAGGGTGCTGCCGCCGAGGGCGAGGGCGAAGGCGAAGCGGCGTAA
- the ispE gene encoding 4-(cytidine 5'-diphospho)-2-C-methyl-D-erythritol kinase gives MDRPALTAPTTADDRHPTRLDACPAPAKLNLFLHVVGRRADGYHLLQTAFRLLDWGDTLDFALRSDGRIRRVNEVPGVAEADDLVVRAARLLQTHTRSTLGADITVHKVLPMGGGIGGGSSDAATTLIALNRLWGTGLSRTDLQALGLRLGADVPVFVFGRDAFAEGVGEALQPLALPPAWYVVVSPGVSVPTAEIFSAEDLTRNTTPIKMVDFAASTTRNDLQAVACSRYPEVQRAIDWLGAFAPAMMTGSGACVFAEVPSEVEADRITKDCPPRWKAWKARSLSRHPLYEWLQ, from the coding sequence ATGGACCGCCCTGCCCTGACCGCCCCCACAACCGCCGACGACCGACACCCGACGCGGCTCGACGCCTGCCCGGCACCGGCCAAACTCAACCTCTTCCTGCACGTCGTCGGCCGCCGCGCCGACGGCTACCACCTGCTGCAGACGGCGTTCCGCCTGCTCGACTGGGGCGACACGCTCGACTTCGCGCTGCGCAGCGACGGCCGCATCCGCCGCGTGAATGAGGTGCCGGGCGTGGCCGAGGCCGACGACCTGGTCGTGCGCGCCGCGCGCCTGCTGCAGACCCACACCCGCAGCACGCTCGGCGCGGACATCACGGTGCACAAGGTGCTGCCGATGGGCGGCGGCATCGGCGGCGGCAGTTCGGATGCGGCGACCACGCTGATCGCCCTCAACCGTCTGTGGGGCACCGGACTTTCGCGCACCGACCTGCAGGCACTCGGCCTGCGCCTCGGCGCCGACGTCCCGGTCTTCGTCTTCGGCCGCGACGCCTTCGCCGAAGGCGTCGGCGAGGCGCTGCAGCCGCTCGCGCTGCCGCCGGCGTGGTACGTGGTGGTCTCGCCGGGAGTCTCGGTGCCGACCGCGGAAATTTTTTCGGCGGAGGACTTGACGCGAAACACCACCCCCATCAAAATGGTGGACTTCGCAGCAAGCACTACGCGAAACGACCTGCAAGCCGTGGCCTGCAGTCGCTATCCGGAAGTGCAGCGCGCGATCGATTGGCTGGGCGCCTTTGCGCCGGCCATGATGACAGGCTCGGGCGCCTGCGTGTTCGCGGAAGTTCCCTCGGAAGTCGAGGCCGACCGCATCACGAAAGATTGTCCGCCACGCTGGAAAGCATGGAAGGCGCGAAGTCTCTCTCGCCATCCGCTTTACGAGTGGTTACAATAG
- a CDS encoding dynamin family protein translates to MTDLTEQFSAYSRWRSHAGEAVTRLRSWLARNDVGDAQSELRLQYLLDRLRDDKLTVAFVAEFSRGKSELINAIFFGDHGDRILPSSAGRTTMCPTELQWSKGAVPELRLLPIRTRAQQASVSELRRHREAWTIEPLAAVDAASLQRALARVGETERVGAEQARALGFAVDSGGDEGLKPGADGLVEIPRWRHALIQFPHPLLEQGLVVLDTPGLNAIGAEPELTLSMLPNAHAVLFILAADTGVTQSDLAVWRNYVQAGATRQRGRIVVLNKIDGLWDGLRDEAQIDREIGRQIESVAGTLGIDRTAVFPVSAQKALVARIQDDQPLLARSRIPALERALSEDLLPTRQEIVRDDILAETREASAKTRTLLEARLAGLREQLQELTDLRGKNQSVIEYMMRKIRSEKEEFDQGLQKYYAVRSVFSDLTNSLLDHMGLDTLRDETRRTREAMLESTFTQGLREAMEGYFENLRANLQRSTAEISEITRMLEAMYKRFSVEHGLKLSAPEAFSTLRYESELDRLEAIFNRQINTALTLVTTGKQALTQQFFETVAMQARRTFELANQDVEQWLRAVMSPLETQVREYQIQLKRRLESVKRIHEATDTLENRVEELAQNEAAVRALIAELDALEAGIADTLGVPVAAARVRDEVRAAA, encoded by the coding sequence ATGACCGATCTGACCGAACAATTCTCGGCCTACAGCCGTTGGCGCAGCCACGCGGGAGAGGCCGTGACCCGCCTGCGCAGCTGGCTGGCACGCAACGACGTGGGCGATGCGCAGTCCGAGCTGCGCCTGCAGTACCTGCTCGACAGGCTGCGCGACGACAAGCTCACCGTGGCCTTCGTGGCCGAGTTCTCGCGCGGCAAGTCCGAGCTGATCAACGCCATCTTCTTCGGCGACCACGGCGACCGCATCCTGCCCTCGAGCGCAGGCCGCACCACGATGTGTCCGACCGAGCTGCAGTGGAGCAAGGGCGCGGTCCCCGAGCTGCGCCTGCTGCCGATCCGCACGCGTGCGCAGCAGGCTTCCGTGAGCGAGCTCAGGCGCCATCGCGAGGCATGGACGATCGAGCCCCTGGCCGCGGTCGATGCGGCCAGCCTGCAGCGCGCGCTCGCGCGCGTGGGCGAGACCGAACGCGTCGGCGCCGAGCAGGCGCGGGCGCTGGGCTTCGCGGTCGATTCCGGCGGTGACGAGGGCCTCAAGCCGGGGGCCGACGGCCTGGTCGAGATCCCGCGCTGGCGGCATGCGCTGATCCAGTTCCCGCATCCGCTGCTCGAGCAGGGGCTGGTCGTGCTCGACACCCCGGGCCTGAACGCGATCGGCGCCGAACCCGAGCTGACCCTGTCGATGCTGCCCAATGCCCATGCGGTGCTGTTCATCCTCGCTGCCGACACCGGCGTCACCCAGAGCGATCTCGCGGTGTGGCGCAATTACGTGCAGGCAGGCGCGACGCGTCAGCGCGGGCGCATCGTGGTGCTCAACAAGATCGACGGGCTGTGGGACGGGTTGCGCGACGAAGCACAGATCGACCGCGAGATCGGTCGCCAGATCGAGTCTGTGGCCGGAACGCTCGGCATCGATCGCACTGCGGTATTCCCGGTCTCGGCGCAGAAGGCCCTGGTCGCGCGCATCCAGGACGACCAGCCGCTGCTCGCGCGCAGCCGCATCCCGGCGCTCGAGCGCGCGCTGAGCGAGGACCTGCTGCCGACCCGGCAGGAGATCGTGCGCGACGACATCCTCGCCGAGACCCGCGAGGCCAGCGCGAAGACCCGCACCCTGCTCGAGGCCCGGCTCGCCGGCTTGCGCGAGCAGCTCCAGGAGCTCACCGACCTGCGCGGCAAGAACCAGAGCGTCATCGAATACATGATGCGCAAGATCCGCAGCGAGAAGGAAGAGTTCGACCAGGGCCTGCAGAAGTACTACGCGGTGCGCTCGGTGTTCTCGGACCTCACCAACAGCCTGCTCGACCACATGGGGCTGGACACGCTGCGCGACGAGACCCGCCGCACCCGCGAGGCGATGCTCGAATCGACCTTCACGCAAGGCCTGCGCGAGGCGATGGAGGGCTACTTCGAGAACCTGCGCGCCAACCTGCAGCGCTCGACTGCCGAGATCTCCGAGATCACCCGCATGCTCGAGGCGATGTACAAGCGCTTCAGCGTCGAGCACGGCCTCAAGCTGTCGGCGCCGGAGGCCTTCTCGACGCTGCGTTACGAGAGCGAGCTAGACCGCCTGGAGGCGATCTTCAACCGCCAGATCAATACCGCGCTCACCCTGGTGACGACCGGGAAGCAGGCGCTGACGCAACAGTTCTTCGAGACCGTGGCGATGCAGGCTCGGCGCACCTTCGAGCTCGCCAACCAGGACGTCGAGCAGTGGCTGCGCGCGGTCATGTCGCCGCTGGAGACCCAGGTGCGCGAGTACCAGATACAGCTCAAGCGCCGCCTGGAGAGCGTCAAGCGCATCCACGAGGCGACCGACACGCTGGAGAACCGGGTCGAGGAGCTCGCGCAGAACGAGGCCGCCGTCCGTGCGCTGATCGCCGAGCTCGACGCGCTCGAGGCCGGCATCGCCGACACGCTCGGTGTGCCTGTCGCCGCAGCGCGGGTGCGCGACGAGGTGCGCGCGGCCGCCTGA
- a CDS encoding YfhL family 4Fe-4S dicluster ferredoxin, with protein MALIITDECINCDVCEPECPNGAISQGDEIYEIDPNKCTECVGHFDEPQCQQVCPVDCIPLDPDHKETKDQLMEKFLKLTGKA; from the coding sequence ATGGCTCTGATCATTACCGACGAATGCATCAACTGCGACGTCTGCGAACCGGAGTGCCCGAACGGCGCCATTTCCCAGGGCGACGAGATCTATGAGATCGACCCCAACAAGTGCACCGAGTGCGTCGGCCACTTCGACGAGCCGCAGTGCCAGCAGGTGTGCCCGGTCGACTGTATCCCGCTCGACCCCGACCACAAGGAAACCAAGGACCAGCTGATGGAGAAGTTCCTCAAGCTGACCGGCAAGGCCTGA